The following is a genomic window from Bacteroidia bacterium.
CAGGTTGTTGGGGAGTACATGCCCACCACAAACCAGAAATTCCCATCAAAAGGAACAGCCCCCGATATTTTTTTAATATATTCATAGATAGTAGTAGTTAGTGATGAGGAAGTTAGTGAAAATCGAAAAATAGTACTAAAGGAAAAAGAAAGTACTGCTTTGAGGAACAAAAACAAGCGCGTACTTTTGCGTACTGAAAGATTGGAAAAGACCTGAGTGTGTTCAAAATTCCCCCGACCCCTGATCCATAAACCGGACATATCATCTTTTTTGCAATTGGCTGAATCTGAATTCATACCGATTGTAGATGTGCGTTCGCCAGGCGAATTTTTTGCCGGGCACATTCCCGGTGCAGTAAATATTCCAATATTTGACAATGAAGAACGAAAAACGGTAGGGATTTTGTACAAGCAGAGGGGCAGGGAAGAAGCCATCTTAAAAGGATTGGAAATTGTAGGACCAAAGATGGCAGGATTTGTACATAACGCATTGGCACTCACTACTCAAAAAAAGCTCAATGTCCATTGCTGGCGGGGAGGAATGAGAAGTGAAAGTATGGCACTGTTGTGGAAAACAGTGGGTTTTGAGGTCAATGTTTTGCCGGGCGGATATAAAGCATACCGGCAAAAAGTTCTTTCAGATTTTGAACAACCGTTGCAGTTGATTGTACTTGGCGGAAAAACCGGTTCAGGGAAAACAGAAATTCTGCAGGAACTGAAAAAAGCAGGAGAACAGATCATTGATCTTGAGTCACTGGCCTGCCATAAAGGTTCTTCATTTGGTGCAATCGGCCAGCTACCCCAGCCTAGCGTGGAGCAGTTTGAAAATAATCTGCATCAAGCATTTTTACAGCTGGATAGCCGGAGAAGGATATGGGTGGAAGATGAAAGCCATGCGATTGGCCGGGTATATATTCCTCATCCATTCTGGACTCAAATGGTAGCGGCACCGGTAATGGTGGTAGAAGTACCGTTGCAGGAACGGGTAAAAAGGTTGATTAATGAATATGCAGGAGCGCCAAAAGAAGAGATTTCCGACGCTTTGCTTCGTATTCAGAAAAGATTGGGGGGACAACAATTAAAGCAGGCGATGAAGTCTCTGAATGAAAATGATTTTGCCACAGGGGCAGAAATTGCCCTTCAGTATTACGATAAAACTTATTCACACGGACTGAGTCAAAGATCTCCGTCTCAAATTCATACACTGGCCGTTGGCCAGGATAATCCGAAAATAACCGCAATTCAACTCATTGAATATTGTCAACAATTACCCAGATGATACAACCTGACCAAATCAGACTTACTCAATACAGCCATGGTGCCGGATGTGGATGTAAAATATCTCCGAAGGTATTGGAATCTATCCTCCATACGACCCAACAAATTCTTCCCAACCCCAATCTGCTGGTTGGCAATGAATCCCGGGATGATGCTGCGGTTTACGATTTGGGAGACGGTACTGCGATCATCAGCACTACTGATTTTTTTATGCCGATCGTGGACGATGGGTTTGACTTTGGCCGGATCGCCTCTGTCAATGCCATCAGCGATGTATATGCCATGGGCGGTACGCCTATGTTAGCTATCGCCATACTCGGATGGCCGGTGGACAAGCTCCCGCCAGAAGCGGCAAGAGCTGTGCTCGAAGGTGCAAGGGCAGCCTGTGCGGAAGCCAAAATCCCGCTGGCAGGCGGCCATAGCATTGACAGCCCGGAGCCGATATTTGGCCTCGCAGTTACGGGTCGGGTAAATGTTGCCAATATTCGCAAAAATACCGGCGGGCTTCCCGGATGCAAATTATTCCTTACCAAACCCCTGGGCGTGGGGGTTCTCACTACTGCGATGAAAAAGGGCATTCTGAAGGACGAGCACAAAGATATTGCCCGGGATTCGATGATTAAACTCAACCAGGCAGGTGAAATATTTGCACGTTATGCCTACGTCAAAGCCATTACCGACGTAACGGGCTTTGGATTGCTGGGCCATCTCGCCGAAATGTGCGAAGGAAGTCGCCTCAGCGCCGTAGTGTACGCCTCCCAGGTTCCCGTCATTCCGGAAGCAAAATTATATATCGAACAAAACGCCATCCCCGGCGGCACGCACCGTAACTGGGATAGCTATGGCCATAAGGTCAGCGAAATCTCCGACTATCAAAAAAACATCCTCTGCGACCCACAAACCAGCGGCGGACTACTGATTGCCGTGGTCGGCGAATATGAAAATGAGTTTACCCAACTGGCCCGCAGCCTGGGCATGGAACTTACCAGTTTTGGATACCTGACCAACAAACAGGATGTTTTGATTGAAGTGAAGTAGTTTTTCTGAATGAAAAAGTATTTTCAAATTTCTGTTTGGGCACGTTTCCAAATTTAGGGCTGCTTACTCAAACAAGATAATTTGCTAAAAGCGCAACTCAAGGCGCTGGGCATGCAGCAGGTGGGCTTAGTTCCGGTACTTGTGATTGATTACGAGGGCATAGCTGTCGTCGTCAAGGGAAAGATAACCTTGTTCGAACACAAAATAATATACATCGCCGCGCGAGGTGCGGTGCTGGTGTGTGAAGTAGTGGAAATTGAAACCCCGATCGCGAAGAACTTCACCACTTACACGCGTTTTATCTCTGGGGTTGAGTGTGCTGAGAATTTGGTGGTTTTTTCGCAATACACGATTTATGCGGCGAAATAATTCGCTGGGTGAAGTCTTTTGCCGGTCTTCGGATCGGAGAGAGCGTAAACATGCGCAAAGCAGATATATACGTGGAACGCAAATCTGTATTCATCAAAGCCGGTAAAGGAAAAAAAGACCGTTATTCGGTGCTCTCCGATAAAATGGCCTGCCTGCTGGAAGAATACCTGCGCACTTATCGGCCCGCTTACTGGCTCTTCGAAGGGCAGGAAGGGGGGTAGTACAGCAGCCGGAGCATTCAGCAGATTTTCTGGTACGCGGTAGAAAAAGCGGGAGCCAATCCATACTCGACCGTGCATACCCTCAGGCACTCCTTTGCAACCCATCTGCTGGAGCGGGGCATGGACCTGCGGTATATTCAAAGCCTGCTGGGACACAGCAGCAGCGAAACAACAGAGATCTACACCCATACTTCGGCTTCGCTCATCACAAGTATCACACAAAAGCAAAAGAAAAACTTTGCAGCCCACTGGATTTTCTGGATATTGACTTATGAAATTACTTGCCCTGATTCATCATCTGGATTTGTCCATTTGCCTAACGCCTGTTCGTAGCGGGGTATTTTTGAAATCAGCGTTTGGAAGGAACTAAAGGTTGGGGAATAAAGAATAGGCGCTATATGGCGAGTAGCAAGATGTTGGCACTCATTGTAAAAAACGCTTCTATGAAAATTTATTCCTTGATTATAGCGTTATCGGTTGGATTTAACTTCATGATTTATGGACAGAGTCACCGTGATTCTTTGCAGACAAAAATTATCAGAGTGGATAATTTAAAGGATTTAGATAAATTGACTTTCAATTTTTGTGATTCGTTTTCTATCGAAGTTAATGGATTATATCCAGTCTTGGACACACTGCCTTCGTTGATAAATGATAGTACCTTGATAAAGGTTTTGTTAATTAAAAAGGGATTTACCCAAGTTGACTGGGGTTCTGGCAACTGGGAAAAAGGTCCAAGATTTTTATATTTAAAGTTTAAAAAAGGTGATTGTACCTGTAAGACATTTAAAAAGTATTACTACAACAAAAAGATGAACGATGGATCTTATGATTTACGGATTTCTGAAAGAATGATTTGTAATTCTGATAAATTCATGGATGATTAAAAAAACAACGAGTGCCAACACGTGGTATAGTTTATTGCCGTTGCAGTGCCAGTTTTAAGGTTTTCACTTATATTAAAGTTCAGTGTAACTTGATAGGAAAGTGCTTCGAAATCGGCAACAAACCATACCACCAACGTTAGGTGCTAAAAAAATAGACGAAATGATAGGTGCAATAATTGGAGACATAGTTGGGTCCAGGTTTGAGAAGAAGAATCTAAAAAGTAAGGACTTTGAATTGTTTACAAAACAATCAAGATTCACAGATGATACTGTACTAACCATTGCGATAGCCGATTGCATCCTAAATTCTAAAGGATATGAAAAAACTGTAAAAAAATATGGAAGAACCTATCCATTTGCTGGTTACGGAGGGGCTTTTAAAAAGTGGTTGGCGGGAATAACCAGTGGCCCGTATAATAGTTGGGGAAATGGCTCGGCTATGAGAGTAAGCCCAGTCGGATTTGCATTTGATGAAGTAGAAAAAGTTTTGGAAGAAGCTCGAAAGAGTGCTGTAATAACACATAACCATGAAGAAGGCATTAAAGGGGCACAAGCAATTGCATTATCCGTATTTCTTGCAAAAAATGGAAGCAAAAAGCAAGAAATTAAAGAATTTATAGAAGTTAAATTTGGTTATGATTTGAACAGAACGATAGATGAAATAAGGCTTGTTTACGAATTTGATGTTAGTTGTCAAGGAAGTGTACCAGAATCAATAATTGCTTTTTTAGAGTCAGATAGTTTTGAAGACGCTATTAGAACGGCAATTTCGATTGGAGGAGATAGTGATACAATTGCATCTATGACAGGTGCAATCTCAGAAGCATACTATAAATCGGTACCCCAAGAGTTTATAGAAAAGATGAATGAATATTTACCGAAAGAGTTCAGGAAAATAATTGAAGAATTCAAAAACAAATACAGCACCTAACCCAGGCTTGCTGTCCATGCCGCCGAACAGCCAGCCCGCAAAGCCAACGCACGGCGGCACGGCAGCAAGCCAACCGTTAGCGGTCATTGTAAAAGACGACAAGACAACTATAAAGCGACAGACAGAAAATGAAAAAAGCCAACGCTTCGACAAAATCAAAAGAGGTGCAACCCCGCCCACAAGCCGACACGCGGCTGCACCACATTTGCTTTTGCCCCATCGCACAAAGACCGTTCTTCGTAGCAAATCATTTCATAAAAGTCTACCTTTGAAAAAAAAATAAAACATGAAATGGATAACAAGAGAACGACCAAAGATTGACCGCATTGCTTGTCCGTGGCTAATTAAAAGATTTATTGATAAAAATGCCGAAATAATTTATGTTCCCTTCAACGAAGTAATCACCAAAGCCAGTGAACTTAAAGCAACCCCGTTTGATGTGCCTGATGTAGAGTTCACACATTACAATGACCATTGCACATTTGATTACTTCATTAAGAAATATAAAATTACAGACCCCGCACTTCATACAGTCGCAATTATTGTTCGAGGTGCTGATACTGATAGGCACGACATTGCAAATCAGTCAAGCGGGTTATGGGCAATATCCGCAGGACTTTCTCAAAATATAAAAGACGATCATCAATTATTGGAAAAAGGTTTTATTATTTATGATGCCTTATACACTTGGGCAAAATATTTACAAAATGAAATCCACACGCAAAGCCCATTTGAAAATTTATTGTTAGATGTTTTCAATAAATTTTTAAAAGAGAAAGCAGGAACAAAAAAGAAAACGCCTTCATGGGCAAAAGAGTTGAAAGAAATCCTACAAGACCAGATTGACACGAACCTTGCGCTAAGCTTAAAAGAAATTTCAAAAAACCTTGATGTCAATCCCTCCTACCTGTCAAGAGAATTTTCCAAATATTTTGAAGACCTTTCTTATGGTGAATACATTCGCAAATTGCGAATTGAAAAAGCCATCCAGTTAATTCATTCTCCAAAGTATTCACTCACCGAAATTGCTTACCTCACAGGTTTTTCAGACCAAAGCCATTTCACACGCATCTTCAAAAAACACACAGGTAAAAATCCTTCAGTTTTCAGAAAAAATATTCTGAAAAGTAAACCACATACAAAAAGTTAATTCCGTTCTATTTTTTCAAAAACGATCTCATCAAATTTGTATTCGCAAATTTATCAAGCATGAAATGGATAACAAGAGAACGACCAAAGATTGACCGCATCGCTTGCCCGTGGTTAATCAAAAACTTTGTGGACAAAGAAGCAGAGTTTATTTATGTTCCAACTGAACAGGTGCTGACGAAAGCAAAAGAACTGGATGCAATTCCTTTTGACATTCCTAAAGTTGAGTATTCACACGAAGGAGAGTTTTGCACCTTTGACACCATCATCAAGAAACACAATCTCACCGACCCTGCATTACATCAACTTGCAGTTATTGTCCGTGGTGCAGACACAGACCGTTTTGATTTAGCAAAACAAGCCGCGGGACTTTGGGCAATATCCGCAGGACTTTCTCACAACATAAAAGACGACCACGAAATGCTGAAAGTGGGAATGAAAATTTATGATGCGCTTTACAGTTGGGCTAAATATGTTTCTGATGAACGCCACACATGGAATCCAAATCTTAAAGTATAATGAGCAACAAAAAAATAAAATTATTAATTTACTAAAAGCAAAATAAAATGAAATATATTATTTCTTTGATGGGTTTCTTGATGATACTTGGTTTCTCCTCAGCACAGCAAAAAACAATCAAGCAGAGTAAAGTGCCACAAAATGTTCAGGATGCTTTAAAAACAAAATTTCCTGATGCAACAAAAAACAAATGGACGATTGAAAATAATTCATATACCGCAAAGTGTAAACAGGGAAAGAAAAAACTTTATGCTGCTTTCAGTGCAGACGGAAAATGGTTGAAAACGACCGTTATCATTCAGTGGAAAGAAGTTCCTGAAGTAGTAAAAACAGCTTACAATATAAGCACCAATAAAAATGCTAATGAAAAATGGAAGACAGAAAAGGTTACACAAATTGATTCTTCTGATGGAACGACAATATATGTTGTGGAAATGGATAATGAATGGTTTATTCCCTCTGATTCAGATGCGCCAAATGAAACATGCGAAATTTATATTTCTTCGACAGGAAAAATAATTAAGACAATTAGAAAGGGATGACCTGTAATTGTGATAAAGCCTGACGAATCATTGGGTAAAATATAAAGTTTTAATCGGCAAAATTGAGGACAAAAAATAATTTTTAACAAGTGACAGATATTAAAATCACAAAGCCGTTTATCACATTGCTTGTTCTCCTTGTGACAACAAGCAATTTTCTTTTTGCACAGCAAACAGGGTTATTGACTATCCAGGATGCCACACAGTTTGTAGCGAAAAACTATCCTGCATTAAAAGCAAAACAAGCTGACTTCAATGCAGCCGAAAAAAATATTTCTCTTGCTAAAATTTCACTTGTTCCTTCGTTGGATGCTTCGTATCAATTCAACTATTCAACTTACAACAACATCACGGGTTTGTTTTTTCCGCAGGGAATTTTACCAATCAGTGGTCCGCCTTCGGCAACAAATAATTATTCGGGAACTGTTGGAAGTGCAGGAAGTTTATACATGAATTGGCAGCCCATCACTTTCGGACTTCGGACAGCACAAATAAAATTAGCCAATGCAGATGCTTCCAATAAAAATTACGATTTGCAAAATGAAATTTTCAAACAGCAACTAAATCTTATCAGTGTTTACTTGGATGCACTTGTTACCGATGAAGTAGTAAAAGTGTATCAGGAAAATTTACAGCGGACAAATTTTAATTTCTCATTATCAAAATCTTTGACAGTTTCAGGTTTGCGACCCGGAGTTGACACTGCACTTTTCGCTGCTGAAAAAGCAAAAGCAGAAATTGATTTGATGAATGTTCAGAAACAATTTTCTGTTCAGCAAATTATTCTATCACAGCAGTTAGGTTCTGACAGCGTGAAAATTTCAATGGACACAACCTATTTTCATCATCTTCCAAAAGCATTTGACAACACTGCAAAAATTTCATCTCATCCTTTTTACAATCTTTATCTAAGTCAGGTTGAATATCAAAAAGCAAAAGAGAAAACTATCAAGTTAGATGTTCTTCCAAAATTAAATTTGTGGGGAATAACTTATGCCAGAGGTTCGGGTGCAGGTTCAAATACACCGACTGATGGCTTTACTTTCAGTCGTTACAACTACGGTGCAGGTGTGCAACTCACAATGCCACTACTCCATTTTGCCGATGTGAGATTAAAATATAAGCAACAACAATTCCTAACGCAATCGTTTGAAGAAAAATTAAATCAAGTTGATTTGGATTTAAGAAAGCAACAGGAAATTTCTGACACCACTTATGCAAACGCAATCAGAATAATCAGCAAAACAGAAATTCAACTTTCCGCTTCGCAATATGCTTACAATGCAATGAAAGGAAGATACGAAGCGGGGCTTGCAAATTACGCTGACTTTATTCAGGCACAATATAATCTTGTAAAAAGTCAGACAGACTTGAAAAAAGCATATTGGGATGTTTGGAAAGCGTTGTTGAATGAAGCCGCAACAAAAGGTGATTTGAATATTTTTCTAAAAAACTAAAATGCTGAAACTAATAACATCCGCTTTACGCAAACCCGTTACCATCATAGTTATTTTGTTGGGCATTGTGTTTTTTTCTGTAATGGCAATTCGTAAATTACCGATAGATATTTTACCAAAATTAGGAACACCGACAATTTATGTTGCCCAAACTTATGGAGGACTTTCTCCTTCGCAGATGGAAGGCTTTATAACATCCTATTACGAATATCATTTTCTTTACATCACAGGAATAAAAAATGTAGAAAGTAAAACTATTCAAGGTTTAACTTTAATCAAATTACAATTTCACGAAGGCACAGACATGGCAGCAGCAATGGCAGAAGTAGATGCCTACGCAACCCGTTCCCGTTCCTTTATGCCACCCGGAACTTTGCCGCCTTTTATTATGCGTTACGATGCAGGTTCAGTTCCAGTCGGGCAATTAGTTTTCAGCAGCACAACCCATCCGCTAAATGAAATTCAGGATTTGGCTTTGTTCAAAGTGCGACCATTGTTTGCAGCACTTCCCGGAGTTTCAGCACCACCACCTTTCGGAGGCAATCAGCGTTCGGTAATTATTAAGGCAGACCCTGACCGTTTGAAAAGTTACAGCATTACACCCGATGAATTAGTAACTGCAATTGCAAAAAACAATTCTATTTCACCTGCGGGAAATGTGCGTGTTGGCGATTACACAATGATAAGTCCGAGTAATTCTGTTGTTGACAATATTCAGGAGTTAGGAGATATTCCTCTGAAAGTTGGAAGCGGAACTTCTGTTTATGTCAGAGATGTTGCGACAGTTCAAAACGGTGCAGATGTAACAACGGGCTATGCTTTAATAAATGGAAAGCGTTCCGTTTATATTCCTGTTACAAAAAGAGCCGATGCTTCAACTTGGGATGTAGTTCAAAATATTAAAAAAGCATTGCCCGATTTGCAAGCCGCAATTCCTGACGACATAAAAGTTTCTTACGAGTTTGACCAAAGCGGTTATGTAATTAATTCTCTTACGAGTTTAATCTTAGAGGGCTTGCTTGGTGCGTTGCTCACAGGTTTAATGGTTTTACTTTTTCTGCGTGACTGGCGTTCTGCATTAGTAGTTGTAATCACTATTCCGCTTGCTTTGCTTTCAGCAGTCGTTTGTCTTTACCTAATGGGGCAAACAATTAATGTAATGACTTTGGGAGGACTTGCACTTTCAATTGGCATTTTGGTTGATGAGGCGACTGTTACAATCGAAAATATTCACAGTCATTTAGAATCTGGTAAACCAAAAGCAAGAGCCATTATAGATGCTTCAAAAGAAATATCATTGGCTAAGTTGCTAATTTTACTGAGCATTTTGGCTGTGTTTGTTCCTTCTTTTTTTATGAGTGGTGCACCAAGAGCAATGTTTTTACCGCTGTCGCTTGCAGTTGGTTTTTCATTGATTGCATCTTTTTTACTCTCACAAACTTTCGTTCCCGTTTTTGCAAACTATATTTTATCCGACAAAAAACATTCAGCCGTTAATGATTGGTTTCAGAAAGTAAGAACACGGTTTGAAAATTTCTCCAATCGTTTTTCACGATATAATAAATATGTAGTCCTCACTTATTTTATTCCTGCATTACTCATTATTTTTCTTGCGTATCATTTTATCGGAACAGAAATATTTCCCAAAGTGGATGCAGGACAATTTCAAGTAAGAGTGAGTATGCCTGCGGGAACACGAATAGAAAGAACAGAAGATGCAACGAAGAAAACACTTTCAATAATTGATTCGTTGGCAGGAAAAGGAAATGTAGAAATCACTTCTGCATTCGTTGGATTACAACCGCCAACCTATGCAATCAATCCGATTTATTTATGGACAAGCGGACCGCAGGAAGCAGTGATAAAAGTTAATCTGAATAAAAATTCAGGAATCAGCATTGAAAAATTCAAAGAAAAATTAAGAGAAAATTGTAAGCAACAAATTCCTTCTCTTAAACTTTCATTTGAGCCAGCCGACCTTGTTGACCAAGTGATGAGCCAAGGTTCTAACACTCCGATTGAAGTGGTGATACAGGGAAAAAATCTTTCGCAGAGCCGTGATTATGCAGAGCAAATCAAAAAACAATTGGAAGGAATTTCTTATTTGCGAGATGTGCAGATAACACAGCAGTTAGATTACCCGACACTGCAAATAAATTATGACCGTGTGCGGACAGGACAAATGGGTTTGACTGTTGACGAAGCAAATAAATCATTGGTTGTAGGAACTTATTCAAGTCGTTTAACGCAACCCGTTTATTGGTTGGACAAAACAACAGGAACTTCTTATCAGGTGCAGGTAGAATATCCTCAATTCAAAATGAACAGTGCCGACCAGATTGAGCAAATTCCTGTTTCAACAAAAAATGGAAATGAAATTTTTCTTCGTGACATTGCCGACTGGAAAAAAATTACAACACCCGGAGAATATGACCGAATCAATCAGCAGCGTTATCTAACTGTTACTGCAAATCTCAATCACAAAGATTTAGGTTCGGCAATAAAAGATGTAGATGAAAAAATAAAAAACATTGGTGAGTTGCCGACAGGAATAAAAATTTATCAGCGTGGACAATCCGATTTACTAACTCAAACTTTGTTTGAACTTTCAACAGGTTTGTTGTTAGCCATCATAGTAATTTTTCTTTTGCTTGCAGCAAATTTTCAATCGTTCAAATTATCACTCAAAGTTCTTTCAGTAGTGCCTGCTGTAATTGCTGGTTCATGGTTACTTTTATTGTTGTGCGGAAAATCATTAAACATTCAATCGTTCATGGGAAGCATCATGGCAATTGGTGTTGCCGTATCAAACGCAATTCTTTTAGTGAGCAACGCAGAACAATTACGAAAACAAAATGCCGAGCATCCTAACTTCGGATTGGTTGCAGCTAAAAGCAGGTTGCGACCAATCTTAATGACAACTTTTGCAATGATAGCGGGAATGATTCCAATGGCAATCGGCTTAGGAGAAGGAGGAGAACAAACTTCACCTTTAGGAATTGCAGTAATCGGAGGACTTATACTTTCAACAACCACCTCTTTATTTATCGTTCCCGGAATTTATCACAGCATCATCGGAACAAAAAAATATAAGAGTGGTTCGCTTGACCCTGACGATGCTGAAAGCAAATATTTTAATTCATAAAATAATACACGAATGAAAAAATTAAAAATAATAATTGCAGTTGCCACATTTTTTTGTGCAGCATGTTCAAATAAAAATTCGGACAAGAATGATGCTGCAAATAATTCCGCACCAATAAATGTGAAAGCATTTATTCTGAAATCCGATTCCATAAAAAAACAAATTTCATTGCCCGGTGAAATTCTTCCTTACGAGAAAGTTCAAATCCGTTCCAAAGTTTCAGGTTATGTTGGGAAGATAAATGTGGACATTGGTTCGGAAGTAAAAAAAGGACAAGTGCTTGTAATCATTGAAGCACCCGAAATAAAATCAAAATCAATTGAAGCATTAGGAAAAAAGAACAGTGCCGAATCAAAATTTTTATCAAGCAAAGATTCTTATGAACGCTTACTAAAAGCATCTGCAATCAAAGGAGCAATTTCTGAAAATGATTTGCAAGTAGCGAAAAATAAATTCATGGCTGACAGTTCCGAATTTCAGGCAGCACTTTCTGCATATCAATCTTACAAGGAAATGGAAAGTTACTTGACCATCACTGCACCCTTCAACGGAACAATTACAAAAAGAAATGCTGATGAAGGTGCATACATTGGCAATCCCACCGACAAACCTATTTTAGAAATGGAAAATGATAACACACTTCGCTTGCGTGTTGCAGTTCCCGAAGCATTGGTAGGAATAAAATTGTTAGACAATAAAGTTCAGTTCACCACAAGAGGAATTCCCGACAAAAAATTCACAGCAACTTTAAGTCGCAAAGCAGGAAGCATTGATGTAGCCACCCGTAGCGAAGTTTGGGAATTTGAAGTGAACAACGAAAACAAAATTATTAAGTCAGGAATGTTTGCCGATGTAAAATTGACGGTGGTTAGAGAAGGAAAATCTTTAGTAGTTCCATTTTCAGCCGTGCTCACAACACTTGAAAAGAAAGTAGTGATAAGAATTTCCAACGGCAAAACAGAATGGATAGACATTTCACAAGGAATAAATCTCCCCGACAAAACAGAAATTTTCGGCAACATAAACCTTGGCGACACCCTTGTATTAAAAGCAAACGAAGAACTGAAAACTGACACAAAAGTGATTGCGAAATTTGAATAAAGCAGTTGACTTAATTATGTTAACTATTTCAATCATCAGATTAATCCTACAATTTTTATCGTGAAATATTTTCCATGCCTTATATTAGACTTGTTCTGGTGTAAGTAATTGATAGTCAAAAGTAGTAGCTTGTAGAAAAAAGAGAAAATGGGTATATCATATACGTCGATACGAAGTGAACGGCAATGGCGATCGAGCACAGGTCTGACCGAAGAGCAATTTAAAAAATTGGTGAGATTATTTGGGGAAGCCTACGAAGAAATGTTTGGAGAGTCCTTGACAAGACGTCAGGAAAACCAGGCTTCGCCCTCGACGTTTCAGACGTATGAATCGTTGCTATTTTTTGGACTGTTTAGCATCAAAAGTGGGTTAAGCTATGACCTTCTGGGCTTGAGTTTTGACCTGGCGCCCTCGAATGCGCATGCAACGCAGGGGATGTGTTTAACGGTTCTACAGGCCGCGCTGGCGCGAGGGGGCTATCTGCCGCGGCGGGAATATGCCACCGAAGAAGACTTTATGGAACACTGGAAAACGGAATCCGATATCATCATCGATGCAACCGAGCAACGGATCCAACGCCCTGTGAATCAACAGGATCAGAAAGATTTATACAGTGGAAAAAAAAGACCCATACCCTGAAAATGATGATTTTTGCCAACGCAGATAAATGCATCCGTTACCTCAGTTATGCCTATCAGGGCACTTGTCATGACTTTACGATTTTGAAAATGGAGTTGCAGCCGGAAAAGGGGGGATGGTTGGATCACCAGACGGTCCACGTTGATTTGGGCTATCAGGGAATCGAGAAAATCTATCGCATGGGACAACTGCAAATCCCGGAGAAGAAAAAGAAGAAAACAGCTTTGAGCGAAGAGCAGAAAAAGTGCAATCGGGAGAAAAGTTCTTTTCGGGTAAAGGTGGAAAATTCCATCGCCGGAATGAAACGATTTCGCTTTATGAGTGATCGTATCCGGACAAAAAATATCTGTTTTTACAATAAAGTCGCCGGAATTTCCGCCGGTTTA
Proteins encoded in this region:
- a CDS encoding efflux RND transporter permease subunit, which gives rise to MLKLITSALRKPVTIIVILLGIVFFSVMAIRKLPIDILPKLGTPTIYVAQTYGGLSPSQMEGFITSYYEYHFLYITGIKNVESKTIQGLTLIKLQFHEGTDMAAAMAEVDAYATRSRSFMPPGTLPPFIMRYDAGSVPVGQLVFSSTTHPLNEIQDLALFKVRPLFAALPGVSAPPPFGGNQRSVIIKADPDRLKSYSITPDELVTAIAKNNSISPAGNVRVGDYTMISPSNSVVDNIQELGDIPLKVGSGTSVYVRDVATVQNGADVTTGYALINGKRSVYIPVTKRADASTWDVVQNIKKALPDLQAAIPDDIKVSYEFDQSGYVINSLTSLILEGLLGALLTGLMVLLFLRDWRSALVVVITIPLALLSAVVCLYLMGQTINVMTLGGLALSIGILVDEATVTIENIHSHLESGKPKARAIIDASKEISLAKLLILLSILAVFVPSFFMSGAPRAMFLPLSLAVGFSLIASFLLSQTFVPVFANYILSDKKHSAVNDWFQKVRTRFENFSNRFSRYNKYVVLTYFIPALLIIFLAYHFIGTEIFPKVDAGQFQVRVSMPAGTRIERTEDATKKTLSIIDSLAGKGNVEITSAFVGLQPPTYAINPIYLWTSGPQEAVIKVNLNKNSGISIEKFKEKLRENCKQQIPSLKLSFEPADLVDQVMSQGSNTPIEVVIQGKNLSQSRDYAEQIKKQLEGISYLRDVQITQQLDYPTLQINYDRVRTGQMGLTVDEANKSLVVGTYSSRLTQPVYWLDKTTGTSYQVQVEYPQFKMNSADQIEQIPVSTKNGNEIFLRDIADWKKITTPGEYDRINQQRYLTVTANLNHKDLGSAIKDVDEKIKNIGELPTGIKIYQRGQSDLLTQTLFELSTGLLLAIIVIFLLLAANFQSFKLSLKVLSVVPAVIAGSWLLLLLCGKSLNIQSFMGSIMAIGVAVSNAILLVSNAEQLRKQNAEHPNFGLVAAKSRLRPILMTTFAMIAGMIPMAIGLGEGGEQTSPLGIAVIGGLILSTTTSLFIVPGIYHSIIGTKKYKSGSLDPDDAESKYFNS
- a CDS encoding efflux RND transporter periplasmic adaptor subunit, which codes for MKKLKIIIAVATFFCAACSNKNSDKNDAANNSAPINVKAFILKSDSIKKQISLPGEILPYEKVQIRSKVSGYVGKINVDIGSEVKKGQVLVIIEAPEIKSKSIEALGKKNSAESKFLSSKDSYERLLKASAIKGAISENDLQVAKNKFMADSSEFQAALSAYQSYKEMESYLTITAPFNGTITKRNADEGAYIGNPTDKPILEMENDNTLRLRVAVPEALVGIKLLDNKVQFTTRGIPDKKFTATLSRKAGSIDVATRSEVWEFEVNNENKIIKSGMFADVKLTVVREGKSLVVPFSAVLTTLEKKVVIRISNGKTEWIDISQGINLPDKTEIFGNINLGDTLVLKANEELKTDTKVIAKFE
- a CDS encoding transposase family protein; the protein is MMIFANADKCIRYLSYAYQGTCHDFTILKMELQPEKGGWLDHQTVHVDLGYQGIEKIYRMGQLQIPEKKKKKTALSEEQKKCNREKSSFRVKVENSIAGMKRFRFMSDRIRTKNICFYNKVAGISAGLWNFNLTN